ATGCATCTCACAAAATACTATCACTAAACAAACCAACTCGCAATCACCGAACTACGAGATGGCTTGATCTCCATAAGGAGTACGTAGGCAATTTTTCAAAAGACAAATTCAGCTGTCCCCCCTCATTAAAAAGGGGGGAGGGGATATGTATACTAGTATACTCTCAAATTCAAAAACATCTGACCACACCCCCGATGTTTCCGACTCATCTTAACCAAGCGAATTATTTACTCGCAAATCACTCAGCCGTTAGGAAGAAGCAACCTTTAGCATCGCGAGACGTCGCAAGAGATGCCTCAAAAGATATTTCTTCCAAACAACGAAAAACAGAACCTCCGTCGAAAAAAAAAAGTTCATGTACAAGTACACTTTAACACATATTTTGTGCAAAAAACTCAAAACGGCGACATCTGTCGCCAGGTCCGATGATGATGACATCGAACTCACGAACGTCCTAAACAGACATAGTCATCTCGCAAAGATGACTGTTGTACATCCGACACAAGGATAATAGCGCTATAAAAGAAATCCGAAATTTTGGTCCAGCACTTTCGGTTGGCTTAAAAATTATCTCCGGAGAGATGCTCGATTCATATCAAACAAGTCATGTAAGCTAAGAACCTATCGCGGACTTTAAATCGGTACAAATCAGGTTAAAATCGCGACAGATAAATCGATAACCGACTAGTCACCGCATAAATCTTAAAACCGAAAGTAAACCTAGGTCTTGCCCTAAACCCAACGCACTGGTCTCTAACATCTCAAGGCATGATATCAAAAAGATACGAGATCCCAAAACCATGCCTCTATGTTTATATTCGACATTTTCAGGTATCCCGCGAATCCTAAATCTCGCGGAGGAACTCTCGAAACAGATCTCGAATGAAACATTTCACAATCGAAGAAGGATATGAGACGACAACTCATCACTTTCCTTCCCCACTATACACTAACTCATAAAAAAAGTACCACTTGATTATTTCATCATAATAAACCGCAGAACGGCATGGATTCAAAGCCACACACGGCCAGTCCCGAAACATGAAATAAGGTCATTTAAGGCCAAAACATAAAAACATAAAAAAAACAAATCTCTCGCAAGAGATCTAACCCAAGGGAACCCAGAGAAGCAGAAAATCTTCGCCAAGCGAGCCTGAAACTCTGAGCGAAGAGCATCTGTGGCCTCTTGGATCCCGCGGCTCGCTAATCCCGCGTCGACCTCAATCTGACGCTGGAGCCGACGCACCTCCGAAGATCTGGCCTTCCTGGCCTTCTTCTCCTTAAGAAAGGAACTCGCCGTCTTCCCGAGGTCCCTCTCGAGCTCCCTTATCGCGACGTCGGTTTCGACACTTTCGCGGAATGAGGATCCTCTCGAGCTCCCTTATCGCGACCTTGGTTTCAGACCATCTACCCTGAAGCTCCAGAAACTCCCCGGCAAGACGACTGGTCTCAGAACCGCACTCGCTGATCATCCCATCGATCAACGACATGAACTGCGAACAAGAAAAAAAAAAGTTAAAACTAATTCCGAGAGAGAATGTACAGGAAACGATCGAGAAATCAAGTGAGCGACAAACCTTTCCGCGAAGTCCCGACGCTAGGCTCGATCCTCCTTGCTGCGAAGATTCCCTGTCACCACTCTTGGCAAGTTTCCTCTTCCGGCCCTTAGGCTGAGCAACCAGAACAGCACTAGCAGTGTAGTAGCCAGTCTATTCTGTAGCACTGAGTGTGTTCCTTCCAAAACCGACCGGATCAACCGATATGGTTTATCAAAAAAAAAATCTACCTAAACTTTAGGTTTTATAATATACTAATGAGATTGAATTTTTTCAGAGATAAGTCTATAAATAAAGAGGTGTGTCTGGTTCGTGGTAATCATCAATGCATTAGGTTTAGGTTAGTAGTAAGTTCCAATTTATTGAGCGACTTAAACCATCTCCAATGGATGTTTTCATTCAGAATTCTCCTATTAAAATTAAAGAAATTAAAAAAAAGAAATTAAAAGAGAGTGAGTGAAAAAAAGTTTTAAAAACTCTTGTTTTTGAACCATTTCTAAACTTTTTTCTCATGCAATTAACATTTTAATGATTTAAAAAAATATCAAATTTAATTACATAATTAGAATATGAATGCTCCATAAATAAGATTTTCTAAAGTATTCACATTTATTAAGAATTCAATAAATGTTTATAATTTAATTTTTCTTTTACTTTATTATACACTTTCCAATAACTTTTCACAAATGAAATTTAATCAATTCAAATATTTTCATTTAATGTTTTTTAAAAGTATAAAAAAGTACCTTGTGTGATATAAATAAACTAAGTCCCACATTGAAGAATTAGACAAAGAGAGTCTAATATATAAAGAGATGTCCAACTCTAATAGTACGAGACCTTTTGGGAATGAGTCAAAAAGTAAATCCATGCGGGTCAACCTCTTAGGTCCAAAGTTGACAATATCGTACTAATCAAACAATATAAAACTGGACATAGATTTAATAAATCCCAACACGTTAAACATATAGAAAAATTTAAAACATTTTATCCGGAGGATTATTTTTTTTAGAACTTTATATGATTTCTAAAGGTCGGAGATGGTCTTAAATGATGGAAAATTGAACACACCACTGAAATGAAACTCCTCAATAGCGATGACGTGGAACGAATACAACCGTTAAGAATAACCTACACGCTTCCTTTATCCTACGCCGATTGGCGCGCATATTAGTCACACACACAGTCGAAGGAGCGTAAATCAACCGCACGTTGAGTTAACCACCTTCCCAAAGGCGCGAAAATCTTCCCAGAATTATCCGACAAATTTCATGCGACGATTATCCTCCTCCGTCTGTTCACCGTCAAGTCACCGTCTCAACCCCGTAACATCCATGGCCACCGGATCCAATTCCCTGATTTGGTTCCGTAAAGGTCTCCGTGTCCACGACAACCCGGCTCTCGAACACGCCTCAAAGGCCTCCTCCGGATCTATGTACCCGGTTTTCGTGATCGACCCGCGTTACATGGAGCCGGACCCATCTGCGTTCTCTCCCGGTTCGTCGCGCGCGGGAGTAAACCGGATCCGGTTCTTGCTTGAGAGCCTCAAGGATCTCGATTCCGGTTTGAAGAAACTCGGTTCTCGGTTGCTGGTTCTGAGAGGCGAACCCGGTGAGGTCCTGGTTCGTTGCTTGCAAGAGGTAATGTAGAGAAAGTTCAAAACTTTGTGAAATTGAGGGAGTAGAGATAATCTGAAAAATGGGTTTATGAATGATAGTGGAAGGTGAAGAGGCTTTGCTTTGAGTATGATACTGATCCGTATTATCAAGCTCTAGACTTTAAAGTCAAGGTAATAACATTACGCCTTAAAAAGTTTTGATCTTGCTTTTAGCTAATTCAAGTAATGTTCGTCTCTGTAGGAGTATGCTTCTTCGGTTGGTGTTGAGGTTTTCTCTCCAGTGAGCCATACTCTTTTCAATCCCACTGATATTATACAGAAAGTAAGTTCTTTTGCCCTTGTTTTAGATTTTTTTTTTTATGGAACTGTGAAGATTCTGTGTTTTCTTGCGAGTAAGAATGGTGGGAAGGCACCTTTGAGTTATCAGTCGTTTCTGAAGATCGCCGGGGAGCCTTCTTGTGCTGAATCTGAACTTTTGATGTCTTATTCTTCACTTCCACCGATTGGAGATGTTGGGAGTATTGGAGTTTCGGAAGTTCCAACACTTGAGGAGCTTGGATACAGAGAGGATGAACAAGTTAAGAGATGATCTTGTTTCTTAGAGTAGTTAAGAATGTTTCTGTCGGAGAAACTTATGCTTGTGGAAAATGTCTGTAGGATGAATGGACGCCTTTTAGAGGTGGTGAATCAGAGGCCTTGAAACGATTGAATAATTCAATCAGTGATAAGGTATGGTCAAGGACTTGGAAGCTTTCCCTTCAGAGATCCTCGAACTGATGCTTACACATTTATAGATCTTTTTATCAGTGTCAATAGGGCTGTAAGCTTTATGGATTTTTTAAGTGTAGGCATGGGTGGCTAACTTTGAGAAACCAAAGGGGGATCCATCTGCATTCTTGAAGCCCGCAACTACTGTTTTGTCACCTTATTTGAAAGTGAGTTATTGAGATAGTTTGTTTACTTATTTTTGCTGTCTATTACCTGACCTTGGAGAAGTTTGGATGTCTGTCTTCGAGGTACTTTTATCAATGCCTTCAACGTGTTTATAAGGATGTGAAAAAGCATACATCGCCGCCAGTTTCTCTCCTTGGACAGGTCAGTCATTGATTAACAGTTTCTTATGCTGCCTGACTAAGGAAAGTTTATATCTCTCTTCCTTTTTGTCTCTTTAGTTGTTGTGGCGAGAATTTTTCTATACCACTGCGTTTGGAACTCGTAACTTTGACAAAATGAAGGGAAACCCAATCTGCAAACAGGTACTAGATAACAACTTGAGTATTTTCTTATCAAGCTCCTTCAGCTTAGGTTATTTTAATGCTTTTTGGACCACTTTTGTTCCACATGTAACGTAGATTCCATGGAAAGAGGATCATGATATGTTGGCTGCTTGGAGGGATGGTAAGACAGGGTACCCTTGGATTGATGCCATCATGGTTCAGGTTTGATTTTAGTCTTAAGTGAATTCTTTGAGCTTTCCTTGTTTGAACCGTTCTGTCACTGGAATTTATAGCTTCTGAAATGGGGTTGGATGCACCATCTAGCGCGTCACTCTGTAGCCTGTTTCCTAACTCGTGGGGATCTGGTAATGCTGCTGCCTCTACTGTTATTGGTTCTCCTTTCCTTAGAAAATCTCACTGACATGCATAACGATGTTTCTGGTGTTAGTTCATACACTGGGAACAAGGGCGTGATGTGTTCGAGAGGCTTTTGATTGATTCAGACTGGGCAATTAATAATGGGAACTGGATGTGGTTATCATGTTCCTCCTTCTTTTACCAGGCATTGCCTCCTCCTTTTGTTTCCATAGTTTCATTACTCATGCTTCACATTCTAAGACGATGTTTCTCTGGTGGTGGTTTTCAGTACAATCGCATATACTCACCTGTATCTTTTGGAAAGAAGTATGATCCTGATGGCAAGTACATTAGGCATTTTCTCCCGGTCCTGAAAGGTAACTAAAGTTAGTTCCGTTACCCTTGTAAGTTTGTTAACCATTTTATGCATTAACTGGCTAATAAGTGAGTCTGATTCAGATATGCCAAAGCAGTATATTTATGAGCCATGGACAGCGCCGTTGAGCGTTCAAACTAAAGCTAAGTGCATAGTTGGGAAGGACTACCCAAAGCCAAGTTAATATTCCCTTCTCTATGTACATATACTCTTAGAAAGATGTGAATATAACTGTGACTCTAGCTTAAAAAAATTGTGAAACTAGAATCAATACACAGTGTATTTATATTTAGGGAAAGGAAAGTCTTTTGCAAATAATTGTGACTTTGTTGGTGGCAGTGGTTATGCATGATGCAGCAAGCAAGGAGTGCAAGAGGAAGATGGGAGAAGCGTACGCATTGAACAAGAAGATGAATGGTAACATCGGTGATGATGACTTGAAGGATTTGAGGAGAAAGCTTGAGACAGATGAAGAGTCGAACATCAGGAATCAACGACCAAAACTCAACCAAGTACTAAAGTATCTAATGAGATTTTGATGAAATAGGCATTTATAAAAACTAATTGTAGTAGCTGGTGGTGGTATGGGCTTAATGTTAAAACTAAACTTTGATCCGCGCGGGTGTCGATTCATTTTTATGTCTCAACAATTGAGTTTATATAACAAAATTGTTAATATATTATCTAAATATTCAATATATTTTGCAACATTTGGTGTAAAAACTTTTTTTTTGTTTAAATGTTAAATGTGTAAAAAAAAAGTTTTGAAGTAATGAGAGTAATATCTTTAAAAAAAACTAAACATACATTTTTATAAATTGCATTTAATATTTCTTTTATAAATTTCATCAGT
This sequence is a window from Brassica oleracea var. oleracea cultivar TO1000 chromosome C1, BOL, whole genome shotgun sequence. Protein-coding genes within it:
- the LOC106342426 gene encoding (6-4)DNA photolyase, producing MRRLSSSVCSPSSHRLNPVTSMATGSNSLIWFRKGLRVHDNPALEHASKASSGSMYPVFVIDPRYMEPDPSAFSPGSSRAGVNRIRFLLESLKDLDSGLKKLGSRLLVLRGEPGEVLVRCLQEWKVKRLCFEYDTDPYYQALDFKVKEYASSVGVEVFSPVSHTLFNPTDIIQKNGGKAPLSYQSFLKIAGEPSCAESELLMSYSSLPPIGDVGSIGVSEVPTLEELGYREDEQDEWTPFRGGESEALKRLNNSISDKAWVANFEKPKGDPSAFLKPATTVLSPYLKFGCLSSRYFYQCLQRVYKDVKKHTSPPVSLLGQLLWREFFYTTAFGTRNFDKMKGNPICKQIPWKEDHDMLAAWRDGKTGYPWIDAIMVQLLKWGWMHHLARHSVACFLTRGDLFIHWEQGRDVFERLLIDSDWAINNGNWMWLSCSSFFYQYNRIYSPVSFGKKYDPDGKYIRHFLPVLKDMPKQYIYEPWTAPLSVQTKAKCIVGKDYPKPMVMHDAASKECKRKMGEAYALNKKMNGNIGDDDLKDLRRKLETDEESNIRNQRPKLNQVLKYLMRF